From the Candidatus Krumholzibacteriota bacterium genome, one window contains:
- a CDS encoding helix-turn-helix domain-containing protein: MSDNEKTTGDNGEVDSRDPLSGEETVGEILFSAREKAGVTRAQISESTRIPEETLKYLETDNFDMLPARVYVRGFIRNFAGELGLDVEHLLERYEVQTGQTHKSKGDFWEVKEKTIEEKRTSAAIPKNLLMIVSVLAVVILIFVFVFRSDDRPDVLPQSTIPDVEEFIGKNMNKEGMNKKEINQSFRKDSVKISNPEKAKDTSSGKSVEKKTLPLELKIIANKTDTTWFDIISISRKDQKPDTAYYDFILLPGGEKELTATDAFIFRKIGNAAGFRIEFNGEKIAPLGETNEVLENIYLGRDSIALGNI, from the coding sequence TTGAGTGATAATGAAAAGACCACCGGAGACAATGGTGAGGTTGACAGCCGTGATCCATTGAGCGGCGAAGAAACAGTTGGTGAAATCCTCTTTTCAGCAAGAGAAAAGGCCGGTGTCACGAGGGCTCAAATAAGTGAATCGACGAGAATACCTGAAGAGACTTTGAAATATCTTGAAACTGACAATTTTGATATGCTGCCGGCAAGGGTTTATGTCAGAGGTTTCATTCGCAATTTCGCGGGCGAGTTGGGATTGGATGTCGAACATCTTCTTGAAAGATATGAGGTTCAGACGGGGCAGACTCATAAAAGTAAAGGTGATTTCTGGGAAGTAAAGGAAAAGACTATCGAAGAGAAAAGAACTTCCGCGGCTATTCCAAAAAACCTTCTCATGATCGTGTCAGTATTAGCGGTTGTGATTTTAATTTTTGTTTTCGTGTTCCGTAGTGATGATCGTCCGGATGTCCTCCCACAGAGTACAATCCCCGATGTGGAAGAATTTATTGGAAAAAATATGAATAAAGAAGGGATGAACAAAAAGGAGATTAATCAGTCTTTTCGCAAAGATAGCGTTAAAATCAGCAATCCCGAAAAAGCAAAAGACACTTCAAGCGGTAAATCGGTTGAGAAGAAGACTCTCCCCCTTGAGCTTAAGATAATTGCAAATAAAACGGACACTACCTGGTTTGATATAATTTCAATCTCACGGAAAGATCAAAAACCCGATACAGCCTATTATGACTTTATTCTGCTGCCCGGCGGAGAAAAAGAACTGACGGCAACGGATGCCTTTATATTCAGAAAGATTGGTAATGCCGCGGGATTCAGAATAGAATTCAATGGAGAGAAAATAGCTCCTCTCGGGGAAACTAACGAAGTACTGGAGAATATATATTTAGGCAGAGACAGTATAGCCCTGGGAAATATTTGA
- a CDS encoding geranylgeranylglycerol-phosphate geranylgeranyltransferase: MRKILSLFSIFRLHNIAAAVMAVAAGFSMGGGELFPMMLLCAVALTTATGNVINDYYDLDIDRVNRPNRPLPSGILSRRQALYLYISLLAFLSYILTDFKSEVVIWIIVWVVLLHLYSRVFKRRYMIGNFVVSSVTGSGLLLGSYCGGNIEAGIIPSLFAFLFIFGREIVKDCEDIEGDYFFGSKTIAIIIGKRRAMRIAAVIFLLLIFAFPIPFFIGIYSRVYFFIIIFSIIPILIISFLLAYRAKRPGFISLLLKIGLFLGIIAFYYAV; this comes from the coding sequence ATGAGAAAAATTCTGAGTCTCTTTTCTATATTCAGATTACATAATATAGCCGCGGCAGTCATGGCTGTTGCCGCGGGTTTCTCAATGGGCGGGGGTGAACTGTTTCCGATGATGCTTCTCTGTGCCGTGGCATTAACAACAGCCACGGGCAATGTTATAAATGATTATTACGATCTTGATATCGACAGAGTCAATCGTCCTAACAGGCCCCTTCCGTCTGGTATCTTGTCGAGAAGACAGGCTCTTTACCTGTATATCAGTCTTTTGGCATTTCTCAGTTATATTTTAACCGATTTCAAATCGGAAGTAGTAATTTGGATAATTGTCTGGGTTGTTTTACTTCATCTATATTCCCGAGTTTTTAAACGTCGATATATGATCGGGAATTTTGTTGTGTCATCTGTTACCGGATCGGGACTTCTGCTTGGTTCGTACTGTGGAGGCAACATTGAAGCGGGTATTATTCCGTCTTTATTTGCCTTCTTATTTATTTTTGGAAGAGAGATCGTTAAAGATTGTGAGGATATAGAAGGCGATTATTTCTTCGGATCAAAGACAATAGCGATTATTATCGGGAAGAGAAGAGCTATGAGAATTGCGGCTGTTATTTTTCTGCTTCTGATATTTGCTTTTCCTATTCCTTTTTTTATCGGGATTTACAGCAGGGTCTATTTTTTTATAATTATCTTTTCGATTATACCCATACTTATAATATCTTTTCTACTGGCGTATAGGGCGAAACGCCCGGGATTTATTAGTTTACTTCTGAAGATTGGACTATTTCTTGGAATTATAGCTTTCTATTACGCTGTATAA
- a CDS encoding capsule assembly Wzi family protein, whose translation MKSRFKSGLLFLLVGCIFVIPPMKLSGSDENISPESWVYSALRTFELIGLVHLSPEMPYSRNKIEFYLDRILQNLKDSDSRLSPRQNFLLRRLRQEFQGKSHRPRDREDAPVWLYQKGRRFLSFDMSAGMSLRKRIEYRKGELDGLLSPDILIDSGGGFTYETVYKLRLRPEWNNNVTHSRVNAREKSFRGLTSEFERGYISVHRNWWGVTLGRDYIHWGNSRDDGLILSSGAGPLDHLSAYMELGVFKLSLLHSILDSDAVDPRKLSGHRLSVKLPGDIYIGISETVVYSGRGLDFAYLLPAGSYYANQYNENENKCNNILWGVDWKVPACRGLLFYGEFLVDDFQYENRDTAPDKIALNLTAEALLVAGGHDIEALFDYTYIGIYTYSHTGSLTVYTTGSGDDTGTGRIIGSYLGPDADRWRFRFSAALSPNIVMKLNGSYSRYGEGNDLRPWSAEEHEPDLPFPSGLVTEEKEISISASFDFTGGSILYAGTGMRWLDSDLSESEGFAYLKLLLDI comes from the coding sequence GTGAAATCCCGATTTAAATCTGGGTTGCTGTTTTTACTTGTCGGGTGTATTTTTGTCATCCCTCCCATGAAGCTAAGCGGTTCCGACGAAAATATCAGCCCCGAAAGCTGGGTTTATTCCGCCCTTCGGACATTTGAACTTATAGGGTTAGTCCATCTCTCCCCGGAAATGCCCTATTCACGAAATAAAATCGAATTCTATCTGGATAGAATATTGCAGAATTTAAAAGATTCTGACAGTCGACTGAGCCCAAGACAGAACTTTTTACTCCGGCGGTTGAGGCAGGAGTTTCAGGGAAAGTCCCACAGGCCTCGCGACCGAGAAGACGCCCCCGTGTGGTTATACCAGAAGGGAAGAAGATTTTTGAGTTTTGATATGAGCGCCGGTATGTCTTTAAGAAAAAGAATAGAATACAGAAAGGGTGAACTCGACGGACTTCTTTCACCGGATATTCTGATAGATTCGGGAGGCGGCTTCACGTATGAAACGGTTTATAAATTAAGATTGCGCCCCGAATGGAATAATAATGTTACACATAGTAGAGTAAATGCCAGAGAGAAGAGTTTCAGGGGGTTAACATCTGAGTTTGAAAGAGGGTATATTTCAGTGCATCGTAATTGGTGGGGTGTTACACTGGGCCGCGATTACATTCACTGGGGCAACAGCAGGGATGACGGTTTGATTCTTTCATCCGGCGCCGGCCCGCTAGACCATTTGAGTGCATACATGGAGCTCGGGGTCTTTAAACTGAGTTTGCTTCATTCTATCCTTGATTCAGATGCGGTTGATCCAAGGAAGCTCTCAGGACACAGGTTGTCTGTTAAGCTTCCGGGAGATATATACATTGGAATAAGCGAGACAGTTGTTTATTCGGGCAGGGGACTGGATTTTGCCTACCTGCTGCCGGCCGGTTCATATTACGCCAATCAATATAATGAAAATGAAAATAAGTGTAATAATATTTTGTGGGGGGTTGACTGGAAGGTACCGGCTTGCAGAGGGTTGCTCTTTTACGGCGAATTCCTTGTTGATGATTTTCAATATGAGAACAGAGATACAGCTCCAGACAAGATCGCGTTGAATTTGACTGCCGAGGCACTCCTTGTGGCTGGTGGACACGATATCGAGGCGCTGTTTGATTACACATATATAGGTATTTATACATATTCACACACCGGTTCTCTGACTGTATACACAACGGGCAGTGGCGATGATACGGGTACAGGCAGAATTATCGGCTCTTACCTGGGGCCTGACGCGGACAGGTGGAGATTTCGTTTTTCGGCCGCTCTCAGTCCGAATATAGTTATGAAATTAAACGGGAGTTACAGCAGATATGGAGAGGGCAATGATTTGCGTCCCTGGAGCGCGGAGGAGCATGAACCTGATCTGCCCTTTCCAAGCGGACTTGTAACTGAGGAAAAAGAAATATCAATTTCAGCTTCGTTTGATTTTACGGGCGGGTCTATTCTTTACGCGGGGACGGGAATGAGGTGGCTCGATTCTGACCTTTCTGAATCTGAGGGATTTGCTTATCTTAAATTATTGTTGGATATCTAA
- a CDS encoding undecaprenyl-diphosphate phosphatase, producing the protein MFQFLIVIILAVIQGLTEFFPVSSSGHIVLFKTILGSEGEMIFRNGIIFEAAVHVGTLGAVIVVYRRRLLNLFKAIILWARGGFRRKEGFSDDISYVGWIILGSIPTGVFGIVLHDTVSKAFNMPLLVAVSLIITGVFLLFARGKEGSGEFTLGVVLLIGMAQVIGIIPGCSRSGWTITTALLLGVGFKRAAEFSFLLSVPAIIGAFLFECQYLENSLTKVSIVILLVGSVTAFLAGLVALRLLLHILKEGSFHRFSYYLIPAGIISAGWLYYF; encoded by the coding sequence GTGTTCCAATTTCTTATTGTTATTATTCTCGCGGTAATACAAGGGCTGACGGAATTTTTTCCCGTAAGCTCTTCGGGCCACATAGTCTTGTTTAAAACAATTCTTGGAAGTGAAGGCGAAATGATCTTCCGGAACGGGATTATTTTCGAAGCTGCCGTTCATGTGGGTACGCTCGGCGCGGTTATAGTTGTATACAGGAGAAGACTGCTCAACTTATTCAAGGCGATTATATTATGGGCGCGAGGAGGGTTTAGAAGAAAAGAAGGTTTTAGCGATGATATTTCCTATGTGGGATGGATTATATTGGGAAGTATTCCGACAGGGGTATTTGGTATAGTATTACATGATACTGTATCGAAGGCTTTCAATATGCCGTTACTTGTAGCAGTTTCGCTGATTATTACAGGGGTTTTCTTATTATTTGCCAGGGGGAAAGAGGGCAGCGGGGAATTTACTCTGGGAGTTGTATTATTAATAGGGATGGCTCAGGTGATAGGAATTATCCCCGGTTGTTCCAGAAGCGGGTGGACTATTACAACAGCGCTTCTTTTAGGTGTAGGGTTTAAGAGGGCGGCTGAATTCTCATTTTTATTATCTGTGCCGGCTATTATAGGTGCTTTTCTGTTTGAATGTCAGTATTTGGAAAATAGTTTGACTAAGGTCTCCATTGTTATCCTTCTTGTGGGAAGTGTGACGGCATTTCTTGCAGGTTTAGTAGCGTTGAGACTCCTTCTGCACATACTTAAAGAAGGATCCTTCCATCGTTTCTCGTACTATCTGATTCCCGCCGGGATAATATCCGCGGGCTGGCTTTATTATTTTTAA
- a CDS encoding response regulator: MSKILVVDDEINVRKLYKEEFENEGYDVVCVGDVKGAIDSVENDSPDLIILDIKLENESGIDALVQIVERRKDIPVIINSAYSVYKENFKTWAADAYIVKSVDFEPLKEKVKELLQKQK, from the coding sequence ATGTCTAAAATACTTGTTGTAGATGACGAAATTAATGTAAGGAAACTCTACAAAGAAGAATTTGAAAATGAAGGGTATGATGTAGTTTGTGTTGGCGATGTCAAAGGTGCTATTGATTCAGTGGAAAACGATTCACCCGATCTTATTATTCTCGATATAAAGCTTGAAAATGAGAGCGGAATCGACGCACTTGTACAAATTGTAGAAAGGCGAAAAGACATTCCGGTAATAATAAATTCCGCGTATTCTGTATATAAAGAGAATTTCAAAACCTGGGCTGCCGATGCCTATATAGTTAAATCTGTTGATTTTGAGCCCCTGAAAGAGAAGGTAAAAGAATTACTCCAAAAACAGAAATGA
- a CDS encoding ADP-ribosylation factor-like protein codes for MAVYNIRNEEVTVKIVYYGPGLSGKTTNLEHIYSKLPRENKGKMVSMKTRTDRTLFFDFLPMKIEHLNNTSVKCLLYTVPGQVFYNATRKLVLKGVDAIVFVADSSSGKMDDNLESLENLEENLRQIGKNLDEIPWVLQYNKQDIDGALNRDIMDENLNKSHKMSFEAVATKGNGVYETFESIVGLVMRSIEKDILSNRSISSKKTHGSENREEKIEVDAEVVPNSKLYDISSEADESESLNNSAEEKKEEHESVSEFVDNVLSENEESAEFESLTGEYGNQGHVVEFHDDRNNTPEQRREKKENSVATEFINDPLERLAHLGQESNEEEKDDKEIADLHEPENTVRIPVKLSKTDLENLSKLHIIIDLSAE; via the coding sequence ATGGCTGTTTATAATATCAGGAATGAAGAAGTAACCGTTAAAATCGTTTATTATGGTCCGGGATTAAGTGGAAAAACAACAAACCTTGAACATATCTACTCGAAATTGCCCAGAGAAAACAAGGGTAAAATGGTTTCCATGAAGACCAGAACGGACCGTACCCTGTTTTTTGATTTTCTCCCAATGAAAATCGAACATCTTAACAATACTTCAGTCAAATGCCTTTTATACACAGTGCCGGGCCAGGTATTTTACAATGCCACCCGCAAACTTGTTCTAAAAGGTGTAGACGCGATAGTATTCGTCGCGGATTCCTCTTCGGGTAAAATGGATGACAATCTGGAAAGTTTGGAGAATCTGGAAGAAAATCTTCGCCAAATAGGCAAGAATCTTGACGAGATACCCTGGGTTCTTCAATATAACAAACAGGATATTGACGGAGCATTAAACAGAGATATAATGGATGAAAACTTGAACAAATCTCATAAAATGTCTTTCGAAGCGGTTGCCACGAAAGGTAACGGTGTGTATGAGACATTTGAATCCATTGTAGGTCTGGTTATGAGAAGTATAGAAAAAGATATATTGAGTAATAGATCCATCAGCTCTAAAAAAACTCATGGTAGTGAAAATAGAGAAGAAAAGATAGAAGTTGACGCCGAGGTTGTGCCCAATTCGAAGTTGTATGATATCAGCTCAGAGGCGGATGAAAGTGAGTCTTTAAATAATAGCGCAGAGGAGAAAAAAGAGGAGCATGAGTCTGTCTCTGAGTTTGTTGATAATGTGCTCAGCGAAAATGAAGAAAGCGCTGAGTTTGAATCTTTAACAGGTGAATATGGAAATCAAGGCCATGTTGTAGAATTCCACGATGACAGAAATAATACACCCGAGCAGAGAAGAGAGAAAAAGGAAAATTCTGTTGCCACGGAGTTTATAAATGATCCGCTCGAAAGACTTGCTCATCTGGGGCAGGAGTCAAACGAGGAAGAAAAGGACGACAAAGAAATTGCCGATTTACATGAACCTGAAAATACAGTAAGAATACCGGTTAAACTATCAAAAACCGATTTAGAAAATCTTTCAAAGCTGCATATAATTATTGATTTATCAGCTGAGTAA
- a CDS encoding fibrobacter succinogenes major paralogous domain-containing protein — protein sequence MYKRFIRDPLTVRIFVKIVLASAAAFIFFSCSEDSTEPSNSVPELTTAEVIDITGTTAKCGGVITSSGGASVTARGVCWSVEELPSLEDSTTNDGTGAGSFTSEITGLTAETDYYIRAYAVNSAGTGYGDTKEFSTTVFGTVTDIDGNIYETRKIGNQWWMTENLKVTHYLNGDSIAEVEDGAVWDGLAGGACCNYDNNASYIVTYGKLYNWFAVNDSRGLAPEGWHVASDAEWQELEIFMGMDPSEAADTGYRGTDEGGKLKEAGIENWASPNTGATNESGFTALPGGYRGLGGDYSSIHNSALLWVTTSITETFAWSRMLSSSDGYITRTGRDKNSGFSVRCVKD from the coding sequence ATGTATAAACGTTTTATAAGAGATCCGTTAACTGTCAGGATTTTTGTCAAAATTGTACTTGCCTCTGCCGCGGCATTTATTTTCTTTAGTTGTTCCGAGGACAGTACTGAACCGTCCAATTCTGTTCCAGAATTGACTACTGCTGAAGTTATTGATATAACAGGTACTACCGCGAAATGCGGAGGAGTGATTACCTCTAGTGGAGGAGCAAGTGTTACGGCGCGGGGAGTATGCTGGAGTGTTGAAGAGCTACCCTCCCTAGAGGATAGTACGACAAACGACGGGACGGGGGCAGGCAGTTTTACCAGTGAAATAACAGGGCTGACAGCTGAAACTGATTATTATATAAGGGCGTATGCAGTAAACAGCGCTGGAACAGGTTACGGAGACACAAAGGAGTTTTCTACTACAGTATTCGGTACCGTGACGGATATAGACGGCAACATTTATGAAACAAGAAAAATTGGGAATCAGTGGTGGATGACAGAGAATCTTAAAGTAACCCATTACTTGAACGGGGATTCGATAGCTGAAGTAGAAGACGGAGCAGTATGGGATGGTCTGGCAGGTGGCGCGTGCTGCAATTACGACAATAATGCAAGTTACATAGTTACTTATGGAAAACTATACAACTGGTTTGCTGTAAATGACAGCCGTGGTTTAGCCCCCGAGGGCTGGCATGTGGCAAGCGACGCGGAATGGCAGGAATTAGAAATCTTTATGGGTATGGACCCTTCAGAAGCTGCAGATACGGGATATCGCGGAACGGATGAAGGTGGCAAACTAAAGGAAGCCGGAATTGAAAATTGGGCAAGTCCCAACACCGGAGCTACTAATGAAAGCGGTTTTACGGCTTTGCCGGGAGGTTACCGGGGGCTTGGTGGTGATTATTCTAGTATCCACAACTCCGCTTTATTATGGGTTACTACATCGATAACTGAAACTTTCGCCTGGAGTAGAATGCTCAGTTCATCTGATGGATACATTACGCGTACTGGTAGAGATAAGAATTCTGGTTTTTCGGTCCGCTGTGTAAAAGATTGA
- a CDS encoding tetratricopeptide repeat protein has protein sequence MKLRWEKLLELARGTEKQSKKNKYSTSEKELVEGKTTPEEILSFAEELLERKKRSEAEELFINLISNPDISESNLAKVCGLLQEIGNYEAAYKGYSELRRRDEMNAHPIYCMGKIFEIEGKLSDAIRLHREAISVEPGNPECYFRLGVAYTKNHQYEEAEKCYRQAITLDPTHSKSYTNLGYILDMHGKQDVAMQQFLKAVQHNPKSAEAHFNLGALFGDDGNKQQAINEFRVGLELSPTCVEGRYNLGMALVNEGHYEEAMEEFKKILKIEPDNVNAFFYIGYLYFRKGLYGKALNYLRRASELNPGNTKILFYVGECFNNLERSEEALGYYKEVVNINPHDKKAYFSLAVTYEKQGYMGKARECYKKAASGRDVRQKSIKRGILE, from the coding sequence ATGAAGCTGCGTTGGGAGAAGTTGCTTGAGCTGGCCCGGGGAACGGAAAAGCAAAGCAAAAAAAACAAATATTCCACGTCTGAAAAGGAACTAGTTGAAGGAAAAACAACACCTGAAGAAATACTTTCCTTTGCCGAAGAACTACTCGAGAGAAAAAAAAGGAGTGAAGCTGAAGAATTATTCATTAATCTTATATCAAACCCGGATATTAGCGAATCAAATCTGGCAAAGGTATGTGGTCTCCTTCAGGAAATCGGTAATTACGAGGCGGCTTATAAGGGTTATTCAGAATTAAGAAGAAGAGATGAAATGAACGCCCACCCGATTTATTGTATGGGTAAAATTTTTGAGATTGAGGGCAAGTTATCAGACGCTATAAGATTGCACCGTGAAGCTATATCCGTAGAGCCCGGCAATCCGGAGTGTTATTTCAGGCTTGGAGTGGCATATACAAAAAACCATCAGTACGAAGAAGCTGAAAAGTGTTATAGACAGGCAATCACACTTGATCCTACTCATTCTAAATCATATACAAATCTTGGCTATATACTCGATATGCACGGCAAACAGGATGTTGCCATGCAGCAATTTCTAAAGGCAGTCCAGCACAACCCAAAGAGCGCGGAGGCTCATTTCAACCTCGGCGCTCTCTTCGGGGATGACGGAAACAAGCAGCAGGCTATTAACGAATTCCGTGTCGGACTTGAACTTTCACCGACCTGTGTTGAAGGACGTTACAACCTTGGAATGGCACTTGTTAATGAAGGTCATTATGAAGAGGCGATGGAGGAATTTAAAAAGATTTTAAAGATTGAACCTGATAATGTTAATGCTTTCTTCTATATAGGATATTTATACTTTCGTAAGGGCCTCTATGGAAAGGCGCTGAATTATCTTCGGCGTGCTTCAGAGTTAAATCCAGGAAACACTAAAATACTGTTTTACGTGGGGGAATGCTTTAACAACTTGGAGCGTTCCGAAGAAGCACTTGGATATTATAAAGAAGTTGTTAATATAAACCCCCATGACAAGAAAGCCTATTTCAGTCTTGCTGTAACGTATGAAAAACAGGGGTATATGGGCAAAGCCCGTGAGTGTTATAAAAAAGCGGCCAGTGGAAGGGATGTGAGGCAGAAATCGATAAAAAGAGGAATTCTCGAGTGA
- a CDS encoding valine--tRNA ligase has translation MLEKVFNPSEIDPKWRKNWSETNAFTADSNSDADPYTIILPPPNVTGTLTIGHVLGTTVQDILVRWKRLKGYNVLWLSGTDHAGIATQKVVENNLLREGIDKESLGREKFLEKCWQWKDKCHGRIVEQLNKLGASLDWTRERFTLDEGVSEAVREVFVRLYEKGFIYRDNYIVNWCPSCMTAISNEEVEFKDTDGKLYYIAYPFEGSDEEIVIGTTRPETMLGDVAVAVNPDDIKRTQYEGKSLILPLAGRKIPIIFDEAVDPEFGTGCLKVTPAHDPTDFEIGRRHDLDDVVVIGRDGKMTEEAGEFKGLDRYDARKKVLKALDNKGFLRRIEDYNHSVGYHDRCGTVIEPAISKQWFMKMDTLAKPAIETVRNGDVSFLPPRWKNIYLSWMEEIRDWCISRQLWWGHRIPVWYCMKCDKAVVSVSTPSECSFCGSSELVQDPDVLDTWFSSWLWTFSTLGWPGKTDDLKTFHPTDVLVTGGDIIFFWVARMIMASMEFMGEPPFSTVYITGIVRDMNGRKMSKSLGNSPDPIDIIDRYGADSLRFALMRLSPPGQDIMFDEKKVEVGKHFANKVWNAARFVLSQSDTLGYKFESGKDLGEVSEGADGNAIISLFKSIFGFTPDLDCQFNLEDKWIASRLAGMLDDYERYIDSFRFDEAIKTFYDFFWHEFCDWYMEFSKPILSEEKSKAAGVLVTSRAVLGACVIALNPVMPFITEEIWSMLAPDSESLSQYKFDDASGDLKDVKLENDIKILMEVITGIRNLKHTFNVSSSKDVKVIVNCKPESSLKEMLSPFVKQIQRQAEIAEVDIRKGASKPPKCAASGHSSFEIYMPLEKIVDLEGEKKKLDKDIDKLESQIDVIEKRLNNEHFLKKAPEEVVSRERERIRDMKDRGKRMKAILEDLD, from the coding sequence ATGCTTGAAAAGGTTTTTAATCCAAGCGAAATAGATCCCAAGTGGAGGAAGAATTGGAGTGAGACTAACGCGTTTACAGCGGACAGTAATTCTGATGCCGATCCTTACACTATAATTTTGCCTCCTCCTAATGTGACTGGAACTTTGACTATAGGGCATGTACTGGGCACTACCGTACAGGATATTCTGGTTCGATGGAAAAGGCTCAAAGGATACAATGTTCTCTGGCTCTCCGGAACCGATCATGCCGGAATAGCGACTCAGAAAGTAGTTGAGAATAATCTGCTGAGGGAAGGTATTGACAAAGAATCGCTCGGGAGAGAGAAATTCCTTGAAAAATGCTGGCAGTGGAAGGATAAATGTCACGGCAGAATTGTCGAGCAGCTCAACAAGTTAGGCGCTTCTCTCGACTGGACTAGGGAAAGGTTTACTCTTGATGAGGGAGTATCAGAGGCCGTTAGAGAAGTCTTTGTAAGGTTGTATGAAAAGGGGTTTATCTACAGAGATAATTATATAGTCAATTGGTGTCCTTCATGTATGACGGCTATAAGCAACGAAGAGGTTGAATTCAAGGATACAGATGGAAAATTATATTATATTGCCTATCCCTTTGAGGGGTCTGACGAAGAGATAGTCATTGGGACTACAAGACCTGAAACCATGCTTGGAGATGTCGCCGTAGCTGTAAATCCGGATGACATAAAAAGAACTCAATATGAGGGTAAGAGTCTTATTTTGCCTCTTGCCGGCAGGAAGATACCTATAATATTTGATGAGGCTGTTGATCCTGAATTCGGCACAGGCTGTCTCAAAGTAACTCCGGCACATGATCCTACTGATTTCGAAATAGGACGGCGGCATGATCTGGATGATGTTGTTGTAATCGGCCGTGATGGCAAGATGACAGAGGAGGCTGGAGAATTCAAGGGGCTTGACAGGTATGACGCGAGAAAGAAAGTATTGAAAGCCCTGGATAATAAAGGTTTTCTTCGTAGAATCGAGGATTATAATCATTCTGTCGGTTACCACGACAGATGCGGAACTGTTATAGAACCTGCTATTTCAAAGCAGTGGTTTATGAAAATGGACACATTGGCAAAACCGGCGATCGAAACTGTCAGGAACGGGGATGTCAGTTTTCTGCCCCCGAGATGGAAAAATATTTATCTCAGTTGGATGGAGGAGATCAGAGACTGGTGTATCTCCAGGCAGCTGTGGTGGGGTCACAGGATACCTGTATGGTATTGCATGAAATGTGACAAAGCGGTTGTATCTGTCAGTACTCCTTCAGAATGCTCTTTCTGCGGCAGCTCCGAGCTTGTTCAGGATCCCGATGTTCTCGACACTTGGTTTTCTTCGTGGTTGTGGACATTTTCAACCCTTGGATGGCCGGGGAAAACGGATGATCTTAAAACCTTTCATCCAACAGATGTACTGGTTACCGGCGGCGATATCATTTTCTTCTGGGTTGCGAGAATGATTATGGCTTCGATGGAGTTTATGGGTGAACCTCCTTTCTCGACGGTTTATATAACAGGTATCGTAAGGGATATGAATGGGAGAAAGATGAGTAAATCTCTTGGGAATTCACCGGACCCGATAGATATAATTGATCGTTATGGGGCGGACTCGCTGAGATTCGCTCTTATGAGACTTTCACCTCCCGGGCAGGATATTATGTTTGATGAAAAGAAGGTGGAAGTAGGAAAGCACTTTGCGAATAAAGTATGGAACGCGGCGAGATTTGTACTCAGTCAGAGTGACACATTGGGGTATAAGTTTGAATCCGGCAAGGACCTGGGTGAAGTTTCAGAGGGTGCTGACGGGAACGCTATTATATCTCTATTTAAATCTATCTTTGGCTTTACGCCCGACCTGGATTGTCAGTTCAATCTTGAAGACAAATGGATAGCCAGCCGTCTTGCCGGTATGTTGGACGATTATGAAAGATACATAGATTCATTCAGATTTGATGAAGCGATAAAAACATTCTACGATTTCTTCTGGCATGAATTCTGTGACTGGTATATGGAGTTTTCCAAACCTATTCTGTCTGAAGAGAAGAGTAAAGCGGCGGGTGTTCTTGTAACTTCCCGGGCTGTACTCGGCGCGTGTGTTATCGCCCTTAACCCTGTTATGCCCTTTATTACAGAGGAGATATGGAGTATGCTTGCTCCTGACTCAGAATCACTTTCTCAGTATAAGTTTGATGACGCGAGTGGAGATCTAAAAGACGTAAAACTGGAAAACGATATAAAGATACTGATGGAAGTAATTACCGGAATACGTAATCTAAAACATACCTTTAATGTATCATCTTCTAAAGATGTAAAAGTCATTGTAAATTGCAAACCTGAAAGTAGTTTAAAGGAAATGTTATCTCCTTTCGTAAAGCAGATTCAACGCCAGGCGGAAATAGCTGAAGTGGATATCAGAAAGGGCGCCTCAAAACCGCCGAAATGTGCCGCTTCAGGGCATTCTTCATTTGAAATATATATGCCTTTAGAAAAAATTGTGGATTTGGAAGGCGAGAAGAAAAAACTCGATAAGGATATAGACAAACTCGAAAGCCAAATTGATGTTATTGAGAAGAGACTTAATAACGAGCATTTCTTGAAGAAAGCTCCCGAAGAGGTAGTCAGCAGAGAAAGAGAAAGAATCCGTGATATGAAAGATCGCGGAAAACGGATGAAAGCTATCCTGGAGGATTTAGATTGA